DNA sequence from the Deinococcus depolymerans genome:
GCTGTGCAGCCGCAGGGTTCGTGGCGCGATCAGCCTTTGAGGTCGCTGAATTTCAGGTTATGCGCCAGGACGTTCAGAGCCACTTTCAGTCGCAGGCTGAGTAGTGTCTTGACCTGCCCCCATCGGAGTCCTGCTCCAACGAGGACGGAGAACGCCGACTCAATGCATTTTCTGGCCGCGCCGTACTCTGGCTTCCAGCGAGGATCGACCTGTCTTGCGTTGGTTTTTGGCGGCGTCAGGCAGCTGCCTGACTGGTAGCCTTTGTCTCCAATCTGTTTTGGCGCTCCGTAAGAGGGCCATTCCCGATTCATCTCCCACAGCACACTGAAATCATGTTCGTTTGCAGGTCGGATCACGTATCGGACGATCCGACCGTGAAGTGCAGACCACGCGTGCAATTTGAATCCATACACGGGTCCAGACGTACTGAAGCCGTACCGTGCCCCTCGAAACTTGCAGCGTGGTGCCCGTTTGAACGTGCAGACTGGGAGTGGCTCAGAATCCACGGCGACGAAGTCTAGGCACTGGACTTCGGTGGCGAGCTGTTCAACGACTGGCGTGAGGCGAGCCAGACGAATCCGAGCCTGTGGCTCAGAAGGGAACTGTGGGAAGTGGTTGATTTTGAGAAAACGCCACCACCGACTGAAGTAGGGCACCTTGTGGAGCTTCTGGAGGATGGCGACCGCGAGCAGGTCTGCATCTGAGATTTTCTCGTGTCGATGGAGGAGCTTGGCTGGAATATGTGGTGCAATCCAGTGGCTGAGGTTCGTAACCGCCTCGCGGAGCGGCAATACAGTCAGATCGGGACGGCCCAT
Encoded proteins:
- a CDS encoding IS982 family transposase, with product MGRPDLTVLPLREAVTNLSHWIAPHIPAKLLHRHEKISDADLLAVAILQKLHKVPYFSRWWRFLKINHFPQFPSEPQARIRLARLTPVVEQLATEVQCLDFVAVDSEPLPVCTFKRAPRCKFRGARYGFSTSGPVYGFKLHAWSALHGRIVRYVIRPANEHDFSVLWEMNREWPSYGAPKQIGDKGYQSGSCLTPPKTNARQVDPRWKPEYGAARKCIESAFSVLVGAGLRWGQVKTLLSLRLKVALNVLAHNLKFSDLKG